tcggacacaccatcacactatggtgttctaggctatattagttgtgaaaaaatttccacaatgtcttaattctgtgccaaactcgtaattcagatattcatctctatgatcatatcatagatattttatcctcttgtcacgacgatctttcaacttcaccctgaaattacttgaacctttcaataattcagacacgtgattcatcaagtaaacatactcaacatctactcaaatcatctgtgaagtaagaacataacgatatccactacatgcctcagcactcattgtactgcacacatcaaaatgtattacttccaacaagttgctttctagttccattttactaaaaacgaggctttcagtcatcttgcccatgtggtatgatttgcatgtctcaagtgattcaaaatcaagtgagcccaaacgatccatctatatagagtttcttcatgcatatctaccaacaaacatggttcgcatgtctcaatcctttcaaaaatgagtgtgtccaaagatccatcaacatggagcttcttcatgcgttttataccgatatgacctaagtggcagtgccacaagtaggtggtactatcattactatcctatatcttttggcatgaacatgtgtatcactacgatcgagattcaataaaccattcattttaggtgcaagaccattgaaggtattattcaaataaacagagtaaccattattctccttaaatgaataaccgtattgcgatagacgtaatccaatcatgtctatgctcaacgcaaacaccaatctcgatggtagagggagcgcacgatatttgatcaaccttggaaatacttccaacacatatcgtcatctcacctttagctagtctccgtttattccgtagcttttatgtcgagttactaacacttagcaaccgaaccggtatctaataccctggtgctactaggagtactagtaaagtacacattaacacaatgtatatccaacatacttctatcgaccttgccagccttctcatctaccaagtatctagggtaattctgctccagtggctgttccccttattaaagaagcacttagtctcgggtttgggttcaaccttgggtttcttcactagagcagcagttgatttgccgtttcatgaagtatcccttcttgcccttgcccttcttgaaactagtggtttcgccaaccatcaacaattgatgctccttcttgatttctactttcgtggtgtcaaacattgcgaatatctcaaggatcatcatatatgtccctgatatgttatagttcatcacgaagctctagcagcttggtggtaatgacttcggagaaccatcactgtctcatctggaagatcaactcccactcgattcaaatgattgttgtactcagacaatctgagcacaagcccaacaattgagcttttctcccttattatgcaggctaagaaaatcgtcggaggtcttatacctcttgacgtgggcacgagcctgaaattccaatttcagccctcgaaacatctcatatgttccgcgacgtttcaaaaaccgtcttcggtgcctcaactctaaaccgttcaactgaactatcacgtagttatcaaaatgtgtatgtcagatgttcgcaacatccacagacgacgttcgaggttcagcacactgagcggtgcattaaggacataagccttctacgaagcaacaaggacaatcctcggtttacggacctagtccgcataattgctactatcaactttcaactaaattttctctaggatcgtatctaaacagtagaactgaagcgcgagatataatttgcgaagacctttttgactatgttcaggataattaagttcatcttatgaactcccactcagatagacatccttctagtcatctaagtgattacatgatccgagtcaactaggccgtgtccgatcatcacgtgagacggactagtcatcatcggtgaacatcttcatgttgatcgtatctaccatacgactcatgctcgacctatcggtctcttgtgttccgaggccatgtttgtacatgctaggctcgtcaagtcaacctaagtgttccgcgtgtgtaaatctggcttacacccattgtatgtgaacgtaagaatctatcacacccgatcatcacgtggtgcttcgaaacgacgaactttcgcaacggtgcacagttagggggaacactttcttgaaattttaatgagggatcatcttatttactaccgttgttctaagcaaatgagatgtaataacatgataaacatcacatgcaatcaaatagtgacatgatatggccatcatcactttgctcctttcgatctccatcttcggggctccatgatcatcatcgtcaccggcatgacaccatgatctccatcatcatgatctccatcatcgtgtcttcatgaagttgtctcgccaacttattacttctactactacagctaacggttagcaataaagtaaagtaattacatgacgtttatgttgacacgcaggtcataaataaattaagacaactcctatggctcctgccggttgtcatactcatcgacatgcaagtcgtgattcctattacaagaacatgatcaatctcatacatcacatatatcattcatcacatccttttggccatatcacatcacatggcataccctgcaaaaacaagttagacgtcctctaattgttgtttgcatgttttacgtggctgctatgggtttctagcaagaacgtttcttacctacgcaaaaccacaacgtgatatgccaattgctatttacccttcataaggacccttttcatcgaatccgttccgactaaagtgggagagactggcacccgctagccaccttatgcaactagtgcatgtcagtcggtggaacctgtctcacgtaagagtacgtgtaaggtcggtccgggccgcttcatcccacaataccgtcgaaacaagattggactagtaacggtaagcatattgaacaaaatcaacgcccgcaactactttgtgttctactcgtgcatagaatctacgcaatagacctagctcatgatgccactgttgggtaacgtagcagaaattcaaaattttcctacgtgtcaccaagatctatctatggagaaaccagcaatgaggggaaggagagtgcatctacatacccttgtagatcgctaagcggaagcgttcaagtgaacggggttgatggagtcgtactcgccgtgatccaaatcaccgatgaccaagtgtcgaacggacgacacctccgcgttcaacacacgtacagcccggtgacgtctcccatgccttgatccagcaaggagagagggagaggttgaggaagactctgtccagcagcaggacaacggcgtggtggtggtggaggagcgtggcaatcctgcagggcttcgccaagcaccacgggagaggagaaggacttgggagaagggaagggctgcgccagaacattggtcaggctgccctcccacccccacatatatataggggcaagggagaggggggccggccccctcagatcccatctgaggagggggcggcggccaggagggggtgccttgccccccaaggcaaggggccgccccccctttagggttccccaaacccttaggcgcatgggccctagggggggaaggcgcccagcccactaaggggctggtccctctccacatacagcccatagggccctccgggacaggtggaccctcccggtggacccggtacaataccggcaacccccgaattattccggtgaccgtatgatgactttccatatataaatctttaccttcggaccattccggaactcctcatgacgtccgggatctcatccgggactccgaacaacattcggtaaccacatacaaacttcctttataaccctagcgtcatcgaaccttaagtgtgtagaccctacgggttcgggaatcatgcagacatgaccgagacgttctccggtcaataaccaacagcgggatctggatacccatgttggctcccacatgttccacgatgatctcatcggatgaaccatgatatcgaggattcgatcaatcccgtatacaattccctttgtctagtggtattgtacttgcccgagattcgatcatcggtatccctataccttgttcaatctcattaccggcaagtctctttactcattccgtaacacatcatcccgtgatcaactccttgatcacattgtgcacattatgatgatgtcctaccgagtgggcccagagatacctctccgtcacacggagtgacaaatcccagtctcgattcgtgccaacccaacagacactttcggagatacctgtagtgtacctttatagccacccagttacgttgtgacgtttggcacacccaaagcattcctacggtatccgggagttgcacaatctcatggtctaaggaaatgatactcgacattagaaaagctttagcatacgaactacacgatctttgtgctaggcttaggattgggtcttgtccatcacatgattctcctaatgatgtgatcccgttatcaacgacatccaatgtccatggtcaggaaaccgtaaccatctattgatcaacgagctagtcaactagaggcttactagggacatggtgttgtttatgtatccacacatgtatttgagtttcctatcaataaaattatagcatggataataaacgattatcatgaacaaggaaatataataataaccaatttattattgcctctagggcatatttccaacacattccacatcaaaaattctgtttttatcatttacttactcgaggacgagcaggaattaagcttggggatgcttgatacgtctccaatgtatctataattttttactgttccatgctattatattatttgttttggatgttttatatgcattaatatgctattctatattatttttgggactaacttattaacctagagcccagtgctagtttctgttttttccttgtttttgagcttcgcggaaaaggaataccaaacggagtccaaacggaataaaaccttcgtgatgatttttcttggaccagaagacacccagaagagttggagtgcaagtcagaagagccacgaggcggccacaaggatggagggcgcgcccagggggtagggtgcgccccctaccttgtgtgccccttggtgaccccctgacctagatcttcctcctatatattcacgtatattcccaaaccaccagaggcatccacgaaaacacttttccaccgccgcaaccttctattcccatgagatcccatcttggggcctttttcgacatcctgccggagggggattcgatcacggagggcatctacatcaactctattacccttcttatgaagcgtgagtagtttacctcagaactacgggtccatagctagtagctagatggcttcttctctctctttgattctcaatatcatgtccttctcaatgttcttggagatccatccgacgtaatcttcttttacggtgtgttcgtcgagatctgatgaattatggatttatgctcagcttatctatgaatattatttgaatcttctttgggttcttatatgcatgatttgatatctttgtaattctcttcgaacatcggtttagtttggccaattagattggtttttattgcaatgggagaagtgcttggctttgggttcaatcttgcggtgtcctttcccagtgacagtaggggcagcaaggcacgtattgtattgttgccatccagaATAAAAAGATGGATTTTacatcgtattgcttgagtttattcctctacatcatgtcatcttacttaatgcgttactctgtttcatgaacttaatactctagatgcaggcaggagtcggtcgttgtgtggagtaatagtagtagatgtagaatagtttcggtctacttgacacggacgtgatgcgtatatttcataatcattgccttagatatcgtcataactttgtgcttttctatcaattgctcgacagaaatttgttcacccatcgtaatatttgttatcttgagagaagcctctagtgaaacctatggcccccgggtctattttccatcatattagtttccgatctactattttgcaatcttttactttccgatctataaatccaaaaaaacccaaaaaaaattaCGTTATTTTTTGTTTAATTTTATcaatctttatcagatctcacttttgcaagtgaccgtgaagggattgacaacccctttatcgcattgggtgcaagttgtttgattgtttgtgcatgtattggtgttttgtgtgttttctcctactagattgataccttggttctctaaccgagggaaatacttatctctactttgctgcatcatccttttctcttcaagggaaaaaccaacgcaagctcaagaagtagcagcaagCCGACCAAACTTTCCTCCGGCTCACACACCATGGAACAACCGCCCCGCGCGAGACGCGTGTACATGGTGGGTCCCGCGTGACCGACCCCCTTCATTATCCCTTATCCTTTCCTACTCTTCTCGTTTCCTCTTTCTTCCACCCACAACCATCACGGGTCTGCTCCTCCACAGTCTCCCCCCACGCCGCTCGCAATCTCCACAAGCTCTCTCACTGATGGTGAAGTGCTCGCGTGCGACTGCGCTCAATCAGGGCGGCGGGGGAGCTGCAACCTGCAGTGATTTTTTGTTGGAACCATTCATGGGAAAAGCTGGAACCGTGGCCCGTGAGATATTGCAACTCTGCTCTACCAGCCGGTGAGGAGTGCAGAAAAGTTGCACCCCCTGCTGAAGGTGCTGGAACCGTGGTGCAAAAAAGTTGCAATCCCCAAATCAACGACGATGATGGAGAAGCAAAATAAATGAGGCAACCTACGACAAGAACTTTGCTAGAAAGGGCCGAGTTTTTTTGCTACTAGCGACGACGGATTTGCTGCATCCATCACGGCGGAGCTGCGATCTACTACGGCGGTGCCTTTTTTTGTTGCAACTGTCCTCAGATTTTGCTACTACTGGCGAGggattttgctacatccatcatggTGGAGTTGCGACCGGTGAAGGCGGCGAGATGAATTGTAGCAACTGTCATTGGATTTGCTATATCCATCATGGTGGAGTCGCGACTCGCGACGACGATGACAACGAATTGCTGCAACCATCATTTTTTGCTATGACCAGCGTTTTTTCTGCTACATCGATGAACAACATCGACTCTTCACGTAACCCCATGCAATGAGTTTCGATGGCAAGGGGGTGATGACGACGCATCGGGGGTGCTGCAACCATGGAGCTCGGCGGCGAGCTGCCGCTGTGGCCACTGGAGCAGCCACCACACGTAGTTACATGCGTGGAGTCAACAAGACGTAGGCGGCGACCAGCGGTGAAGGAAGACGAGGAGGCGGTCGACGCTTGTGGGGGCGGCGGtctccttcctctcccttcccCCGTGCCGGAGGTTGAGGACGGGGAAAGATCTGACGGCTGTGTGTGTAGATTGACCGACTTTGGGCTGACCAACCGAAAAATTAGGCCGGCGCGCCGACGGCGCCTAGCACTGAGCGCCTATGCGTCGGTTCGATCCATTCTCAACATGGCACCCGtagggtatgggtatgggtaatgCGTGCCTAAACCCGCACCCGTCCCAATATTTTCTGCCCAAACCCATACCCGTACCCACACCTCGGGTTTCAAATTGTTCCCATACCCGTACCCGACTGTGTATGGGTAATGCCCGCGGATAAAAATACCCGTCTTGGTATTTATATTTCAGCATGTTCAAAGTTGActaaacaatcatggaaacattcaAATAGTTCATTCATCATACACATTCGTCAATAGACCAATTATCAACACATTCATGCATCATAGAAATTCAAAAAAAGTGTTATGTGTGGGGTGCAAAATTATTCACCAAATTAGACGCTTGTCATGCTCCGCCCTTGTCATTGGCAGAGCACATGCGTTCCTGATAGGAGTAGCCGGATGTTTCATAGGGAAGACCCGGCCATGACCATGTCCCACCTTGTAATCGTCATGGCACCCACGCATTTTTCCTTTTGAAGGTGGCTGGAGGCACGAGGAGGCAGACAAGAACAAATGTACTTGACAAGTTGTACTCAGCGTCTGGTAACTTAGGTTTTTTTTTTCTGAATCTAGTCAATGACACATGGGACCTACCTGACATTGTGTAGTAGTATACGGGTTTATGTGTTCGCGGGTGTGGATATTGCCTTCGCGTGCCCGTACCCATACCCGTACCCGGCACAAACTTTTTCATTTAAAAATCCATGGGTATTTTTATTTTTCATACCCAGATCCTAATAAGGTTTTACCAGCCGGGTTTGCGGGTACCTATTGCCATGTTGATTCCATTCCAATCGTtttcccccccaaaaaaagaggcaCTTCTTCTCCCCATTCTCAACGCCGGCACACCCCATCTCTCCCGCCGCGGCGCGCTGAGATGCCGATCCTCTGCCAGATTTTTCGCCTCCTCCGACCTGGCGTCGCCACCTTTCATGGCCCAATGCTCCGCCTCTCCTCTACCTCGCGACCTCTCCTCTCTTTCACGGCCTCTGCGCCGCCTTGCTGGTCGCCACCACCGCTTGCACCACGAGTTTTCCCTCTCATGGCTCCCGATCTACTTGTCCGTCGTATTTCCCGGTATGTTTTGATCATCTGATGCCAAAGTTTGCGCCTTTAGTTAGTTGCTATAGTTTTGGATCTGGATTCTGACCTTTGGATCTGGATTCTGACCAACTGTGGGTTTTTAATTACTCTTCATGTGTTGATTTTGGTAAAATAAGGCAGGGGTGGGGGTCTTATAGTTAATCCCAGGGGAAAGGGGGGAAccgaaaaataattaaaaaatgtgTCGGCTGCTCAAATTTGCTCTTTATTCTCTTTGGTGATAGATTTCCTCCAGGATCTCGGAGCATGTCCAGCAACAGTGGACTTGAAGACAAGCGATTGCTCATCTCTTCTGCCAACTATCATTCTGTCATCAGCCAAGGCACGAAAAATGTAGAGACGAGTGGCACAACCTTGGAAGTTATAGATGAAAACGGAAGGAGTGCAACCAAGGATACAAAGAGCGCATTGATAGCAAGCGGTGACAAAGTATTCCCCATGGAATTGCTTCCAAAAAGCACACACCGTGATGGTTCTATATACAGAAGCACTCATGCGTGGAAAAAGAACTATGCTGTTGATGACCGTAGTGAGAGTAAGTGATCAATATCTCGTTACCTATTTCAATTTGTTATGAGCACCTTTTCCAAGCAATAGGGTCAATTGATGTGTTCTATGTTGACATCTTGTGGCTAATTTTCTTTACTTTATTCATTACTTTTGATAGTTAAATGTCAACGCATTGCATTCTGGGGTTACATTTGTTATGTTTTGCAAAAGAGGATTGTGTTCAATTCACTGCATAATGATTTTTATCTTGTTTGATGTCACCATGCCCTACCCTATAAAAATATGTTCACTCAGTTTTTTAGCACGTATTTTTCTATCATGAGTGCTAAAATAGGTTTAGTTGCTCCCAACTATACAAGATAGAAAATTAggaatatattattattattatgggtATGGGTATGATGTTACCTTTGATTGCAAAGAATAAAAAACCATCTTACAAGAGGACTTCTAGAAATGAAACAAAATAATATTTTCATTAAGGGTTGAATTGACATGTTTTAGTAAATCTTTGGGTAAATGTAACCAATAAATAGTTTAGGGGGTTGTGAAATAATCTGGCAGAGTAAAAGGGACCTTTACTTACTGACGTGATGATATGTTACCCGCTTATATGTTACCCGCTTTTTCTTTGAGTTTCCTAAAACAAAAACTTTTGAGGGATTAGAATTCCTAGTAAAAAGAACACCAATAATTTCCACTTAGATGAAAAGGAAAACATCCATTAGGGCCATGGAATCCTCAAGTGACATGCTTACTTTTCATATGATGACTATTTGTTTCCTATATTGATCTCCATTACAATTTTTAAaaaaaaggacagacccagtgcatagaagctcccacacaaggtggggtctggggagggattataggaacctagtcttacccctgcaaagtgcaatgcagagaggctggttcgaacccaggacctcttggcacaagtggggaggacttcaccactgcgccaggcctgccctctTAAATCTCCATTACAATTTAACTTGTTTATTTTATGAAGCTCGGTTGGCAGATCCCAAAGATTGCGTCTTCCGCAACGGAAAATGCAAGCGGCATAATCCTAGTCGCGTCTTACAATTTTTCTCATTAAAGTTGGCTGAACTTACTGTGGATGTTGGCCCAGTAGAGTTGTATGGATACATAGCAGTGCGGGATTGTCTGGATACATTGCTTAATTATGTTGTCAATATAAGCAGGGATGATCCTGTCATCGTGAAACAGGTGCCAACCCATACTTACCTGCAATTATTTCAAGCAACAAGTGTACTTAACCCCCTCAAGTATAAATAAAATCAGGTTTTTGGCCCCTTGAAGTATTCCATATGGTATAAATCACCCACTGGGGAAGTTCTCACATTAAGTGGATGTTGCAGCATGGGCAAAACCCCCCTGGGGAATGATTTATACGGAATGGAATAGGGGGATCAAATACCTGATTTATGTCAAATTCATTTACTTCACATTGTAAGACCAATCCTAGCGCATGCCTAGAACAACAAGCACTTGGGCCCTGTTCGGAGTACCTCCACTCCGCAACTCCACTCCAGGAGCTGGTGGAGTTACAGTTCAAAAACACACGGAGCACCTATTTCCTGGCTCCGCAGCTCCCGGGATTTCGCGGAGCCGGTGGAATTCCGAACATGGTCTTAGTCTCTTTTGCATCATTAAAGATGTGTCCATGTGACTTATCTGTCCAAAAGTAGCAAAATAGTTGTTTGGATTGTATAAGCCACTACTATACCGTGATTTACTATGAGAAACTTATAAATTATGGAACTGAGTGAGTATCATGTATTTGAAACAAAACTGAACAAAATAGTTCGGGCTCTTGGTTGCTACTTAACACACCAGCATGAATAATCGCATCACTACAAGTCATTTTATTTTCCCTTTTCATCTCGATAGGCTTATGTAAAAAAATTGGTATCTGAACAATACCAAATAAATACAAGGGCCATCCCCCTCCCCACCAAGAGCACTGTTGTGCACTATGTAACCAATCAGTTTGATACGTGGCAAATATTTTGGTCATCAATTGTAAACTATCGGTGAAGTAAATGGTGTGGCAAGTAAAGCAGCTTAAGAGAAGTATTCATATTTTTAGATGTTTCTTACTTCCATGTGAAGAGCTACTAAAAAGTAACAATTTTGTAGGGTTCTCTCATCAACATGGCTGGCCCTAAGCGAGGCATAGATATGTATTGCGCTGTTCTAGTGGAATTTGACATTAGGATCAAGGCAGGCAAAGCAGAAAGGGATGATCACCAGCTGATTGATGGTGTATCAGGCATAGCTGACCTGTGGGGAGTATGGAATCAAGCATTCACAAACCGCATCTATGGTGACTGTGGCGCAGTTGACATAACCGTAGCACGTATTGATGGGGCAGTCATGGCGAATGTAGAAGTTGCCGTGTCAGAAGTGCAGAGCAGTTTTGAGCTGTGCTTCAGTTGTTTTATCGGTGGTTATAACGAAGAAATCCGGCTGTTCGATGGTGCAATTGGCGAGTCACGCCTCTTAAAGAGGTCTGTGGTTGCTGTAGCGGATGGTTCCACTCTGGATTTGAAGTTCAAGGTGGCCTCGGGGCCATCCGGTTCAGCGGAGCACTGTTGTTCCTTCAAGGCGGACACACATGGACTTGACACTCACCAGATAAAGACTGAATTCGGGTTGATGTCAGTGAAGGTGACTTGGTCGACTCTGCTTTCCTCCCAGTAGGCTTATTACAGGCCTTGAATAAAGTTAATCGAAAAGTTGTGTCTGAGGAATGGGCCAAGACCTGGTCAACAGTCTAGAGTGAGTCGTGGACACTGTTGAACTGTTTCTGGTATCTTTACATGTTTCTAGTATCTTTACCTGACAATCCTAGCCATTTGGCGTACACTGTTTCTTCTGTCTGGACTGTAAGGGTGCGTTTGGATGCAGCCTATTGGCTACACTGTTTCCCGTATCCGCTTGGTGAACTTGTGCATAATCCGTTTGGATGCACCTGGGCCACTGCTGCCTAGTCTAGCTCTAATCCTAGTCTGAATCCTAATCCGTTCAGTTCGCGAGGAAATTAATCGGATCTCCTTCCTGTCGGACGTACTGATACTTTTTTTTCGTCTTTTAACTCACAGTTGCTTTACTGAAAAGGAATTTGTGTTTAGTGCTTCTTTtattttatctttatctttacctattaATAAACCAGCGATTGCTTTTGGTTGTCCGTCATCATGGCAGTTTTGCAAAAACACCCCTGAGTTTACGTGAAATCAACCCGCACTCCTTGTTTTAGTGGCACTTTGAAAAAGACGTTTCACTTTTTACAAAAATAACCCTGTAAACCCGCCCGGGCCCGAACTGCACTGCCGCCCGCAGCTCCCTCCTGCTCTCGTGCCCGCAAGTCGTGTCGCCGGCGATCCACAcctccgccccgccccgccgccggcaacCTTCACCGTCGGACCTCCGGCCACTCCGTTGCCTCGCCCCTCTGCCTTCTACTCCTTCCTCTCGATCTCCTCTCACATCTCTCCCTCTTTCTCCCTGAACAGGGACCTCCATGAGGGCCATGGCGCTGCCGGCCCTCAATCTTGCTGGATCCGGCCACCTCCACGCCAAATCCACCGGAAGTGGATCCACCCCGGTCAGATCCGACCGGCCTCTTGCCGTACGACGCCTCATCGAGGAGTACAACAGCTGCCCCATGCCGGCCAAGATCCTCCAGATCCTCTCCACCCAACCGCCGTCATTGCAGGAGGACTTTGACGAGTGGCTCACCAAAAAGCTTCCCCAAATCCTACAAGAGGCTCAGGTAGGAATACACATGTACATTAACCTCAATATCTACTTGATTAATTCAGTTATCACACTTCCCTTTTGAACCAATATATGCACTTTCAGTTGAGGACACTCATCTTGCTAATTAAATTGAGTGGCAAATCTTACATGGGCAGTTTAATTGTGTGATTGTTGAGTGGTCCAGTGAGTAGTGCTTCTATAAGCAAGGGAATGATAGAATGATGCACAATTCTGCAGGTTAGACGAGCCGCTGACAAAGACACACCTCTATTCTGAATTTTTACTTGCAAAGATGGACCATCAGCTACAGAATATGTTGGCTAAATTCTCACAGGTTGCTAACAATTTTTATTTATTGTCATCTTGGTAATTGGCATTGGTGGTATTGTCTTTTGGTTCAACAAAAAGTTGTTCAAGTGAAAATGCAGAGGAACATGTTGAACAAAAGACGTGGTATAAAAGGGAAAGGACAGCCTAAACAGTACAATGATGCAAGTTTAGATTTCATATGCTGTCTTCCCTGCCTCATGAATATGCTAGCATGGTTGTCTTCTAAATTATGAACATGTCTTTGTTTTCCATATACTGTCGACGCATTGCGTAGTATGTACTAATTCTAGGGAGATTGATCTCATATTGTTCACTCTTCAGAATTAGTATTTATAAGTTTTTGTGTGGTTTTAGTACCTCAGTTAAGAAATAAACATTAGCCTTCTCTAAAGAGGTCAGC
The sequence above is drawn from the Triticum aestivum cultivar Chinese Spring chromosome 7A, IWGSC CS RefSeq v2.1, whole genome shotgun sequence genome and encodes:
- the LOC123148825 gene encoding uncharacterized protein isoform X1 is translated as MPILCQIFRLLRPGVATFHGPMLRLSSTSRPLLSFTASAPPCWSPPPLAPRVFPLMAPDLLVRRISRFPPGSRSMSSNSGLEDKRLLISSANYHSVISQGTKNVETSGTTLEVIDENGRSATKDTKSALIASGDKVFPMELLPKSTHRDGSIYRSTHAWKKNYAVDDRSETRLADPKDCVFRNGKCKRHNPSRVLQFFSLKLAELTVDVGPVELYGYIAVRDCLDTLLNYVVNISRDDPVIVKQGSLINMAGPKRGIDMYCAVLVEFDIRIKAGKAERDDHQLIDGVSGIADLWGVWNQAFTNRIYGDCGAVDITVARIDGAVMANVEVAVSEVQSSFELCFSCFIGGYNEEIRLFDGAIGESRLLKRSVVAVADGSTLDLKFKVASGPSGSAEHCCSFKADTHGLDTHQIKTEFGLMSVKVTWSTLLSSQ
- the LOC123148825 gene encoding uncharacterized protein isoform X2; the protein is MPILCQIFRLLRPGVATFHGPMLRLSSTSRPLLSFTASAPPCWSPPPLAPRVFPLMAPDLLVRRISRFPPGSRSMSSNSGLEDKRLLISSANYHSVISQGTKNVETSGTTLEVIDENGRSATKDTKSALIASGDKVFPMELLPKSTHRDGSIYRSTHAWKKNYAVDDRSEKLYGYIAVRDCLDTLLNYVVNISRDDPVIVKQGSLINMAGPKRGIDMYCAVLVEFDIRIKAGKAERDDHQLIDGVSGIADLWGVWNQAFTNRIYGDCGAVDITVARIDGAVMANVEVAVSEVQSSFELCFSCFIGGYNEEIRLFDGAIGESRLLKRSVVAVADGSTLDLKFKVASGPSGSAEHCCSFKADTHGLDTHQIKTEFGLMSVKVTWSTLLSSQ